attcaattttttgatttttcggtttttgttccaaccgaaccgaaccgtaaaaccgaaatttttcaaatttcaaaatcgaaccaaaccgaatttcaaaatttcattttggttCGGTTCTGATATTCAGTTTCCGGtttttttgctcacccctaatTGTGTCTCCATCTTGATGAAGCAAGATTAAATGGTATGAACTGGACATCCGTTTCCAAAAACATCTAATGAAGGCACTATCGTTTAAAGGTTAAAATAAATCACCATACATCTGTTTttgactttataaaaaaaattagtaggaaaagttagtggaatatgagtagAGTGAGTTCGTGGAACGTGGagtctatttataaaaaatattaaaaataaaataagatatttgtTGGCAGacgaataaaaaagaaaaatgagacatatAACCACgtagagtaatatttatatataaaaatatccaaaattaTAGAAGTACATATTGAACCTGTCAATGATCCTTGTTGTAGAGAAAGTTCATATCTGAACACgtgaattttatttcctcGCCAAAACACTCTCGACCAATGCAACAGTTGTCCATCTAGTGAACTAAAACTAATCGTATCCTGCGGAAGGAAGATTAGAAAATGTATGGTCAAAATGAGTTAGcgttgaaaaaacaaaaattgactTCAAATTTGCACTTTTTGGTTCGTAAatgcacaaaaataaataaactactcTAAATTTGATCACTTCTTTGTCGTCTATTTTGTTacgtttaattaaatattataaatgtagtcgaatttgattttgttttgattgcaAGTATTGAGAGAGAAAGCGGGATAGGTattgtgtgtgtggtgtgGAGATGAGTGAGAAAGTTAGTGAAGTCGTGTGTCTCACCGGCGGCAGTGGCTACATTGGCTCATGGATCGTtcagctcctcctcctccgcggCTACACCGTCCACGCCACCGTCAAAAATCTCAGTAACGAATCTCCTCATCCTCCTTCTCCCTCACTAACAATCTTCTACtccccttcttcttcttcttaataAATTGGGGATTCTCTTCTCTTTGGTTACTAGACGATGAGAAAGAAACAAAGCACTTGCAAGCACTGGAAGGAGCTGAATCGCGCCTCCGCCTCTTCCAAATCGATTTGCTCGATTACGACTCCATCGTCGCCGCCGTGACCGGTGCCGCAGGAGTGTTCCATTTGGCTTCCCCCTGCATCGTCGATCGAGTGGAAGATCCGCAGGTGAATATACCCTCACTATGTACTAGTGTGAGTTGGTGTTGTTCGGTTCAACAATTGTCGTTTGGTATCTGTGAATTTAGCGCGACCTGCTGGACCCGGCGATTAAGGGCACCATCAACGTACTGACGGCGGCAAAGAAGCTAGGCGTTCGGCGCGTGGTCGTCACGTCCTCTGTATCGGCGATTATCCCCAGCCCTAATTGGCCTGCTGATAAGATTAAGAATGAAGATTGCTGGGCCGATGAGGAATACTGCAAGCAGAAAGGGGTATTGCATTTACATCATGCTCTCTCTACACCTCGCTAGTTTTGACTGATTTATCAATAATTCACTTCGCACATCATCACACAGAATCATTTATTCAattctatttaatataatgtgaCATAAATTATGTGATACGGAGTTAAGATTTTGTAGCTCTAGTTGCAACAACCTGTTAACCTCAATCAAGAGGATTGGTACTTCATATTTGAGATAAATGTTTTACTGTCTCGCCTAACGGATCATTGCAATATGTTCTTGGTATAAGATTAGCTCTGGCGACTAACACACACATCTTATTCTTTGAATATTATCTGTCAACTTAACACCAACCAAAATTGTTCCAAGTCCTTCTTAGGGCATTGCCCATCTTATGCTTGTACAGTTATTTCAATCTTTAAAAGAATCAAGTAGATACAGGCATACAGCACAACAGTTTATTAGGAttaaaaaataggagtaacTAATTTAGGATACATTATCGGCAGGGACTATGAAggttaattattagtatatatcTGATGCTTTTCATTATAAACGAGACGAGATTCCTGAAATCATACTCTTTACTAAGAATAAAACCGTTTTGATGTTAAATGCACTTGTGAGTGCCCTtgattgttaggtttggtatccGCTATCTAAAACCATGGCTGAAAAGGCTGCTTGGAAATTTGCTGAGGAAAATGATCTGGATATTGTTGTGGTGAACCCTGGAACGGTGATGGGTCCTATTATTCCTCCAGCAATAAATGCAAG
The nucleotide sequence above comes from Salvia hispanica cultivar TCC Black 2014 chromosome 5, UniMelb_Shisp_WGS_1.0, whole genome shotgun sequence. Encoded proteins:
- the LOC125186092 gene encoding phenylacetaldehyde reductase; the protein is MSEKVSEVVCLTGGSGYIGSWIVQLLLLRGYTVHATVKNLNDEKETKHLQALEGAESRLRLFQIDLLDYDSIVAAVTGAAGVFHLASPCIVDRVEDPQRDLLDPAIKGTINVLTAAKKLGVRRVVVTSSVSAIIPSPNWPADKIKNEDCWADEEYCKQKGVWYPLSKTMAEKAAWKFAEENDLDIVVVNPGTVMGPIIPPAINASMQMLLRLLQGCTEQYEDVFMGSVHVKDVALAHIMVYENPSTKGRHSCVEAISHYGDFAAKVAELYPEYNIPKLPRDTQPGLLRSKDGAKKLKDLGLEFIPMEQIIKDGVESLRSKGYIS